A DNA window from Vigna unguiculata cultivar IT97K-499-35 chromosome 10, ASM411807v1, whole genome shotgun sequence contains the following coding sequences:
- the LOC114165300 gene encoding uncharacterized protein LOC114165300, producing the protein MTCARGNVPETVIAFIVDRYLSRNQFSQTQATFRNEASILLADSPANENLLTLEGIVDQYIYMKKQNNLLDKENVMLMQEKHRIQMLLQDLQNVVDSFNARSSPLSNAAAMIQNSAVLPPMQNSNRYHPGILMQNSKRNIPGNPFF; encoded by the exons ATGACTTGTGCGAGGGGTAATGTTCCTGAGACTGTGATTGCCTTCATTGTCGATCGATATCTATCTCGCAACCAATTCTCCCAAACGCAGGCCACCTTTCGCAACGAAGCTTCGATACTCCTCGCCGATTCACCAGCAAACGAG AATTTGTTGACTTTGGAGGGGATAGTGGAtcagtatatatatatgaagaaacAGAACAATCTGCTGGATAAAGAGAATGTCATGTTGATGCAAGAGAAACACAGAATCCAAATGTTGTTGCAAGATTTGCAGAATGTTGTTGACAGTTTCAATGCAAGATCATCACCCTTGTCCAATGCCGCAGCCATGATTCAAAATTCTGCGGTTCTGCCTCCAATGCAAAATTCTAATAGATATCATCCAGGAATTCTAATGCAAAATTCTAAAAGAAATATTCCAGGTAATCCCTTTTTCTAG
- the LOC114167663 gene encoding fructokinase-like 1, chloroplastic, with translation MASLHHHHLLLSLPFPHSPTPPKRFFFRTTRPLKTTRSTVESPTPKRRGRKKKPPPPETPPANDMPEHQNAETKKEQPSEDDELFDYDDGIDFPYEDPPLVCCFGAAQREFIPGVRVQMYPMHPDKYSEWKMLQWKPPEFARAPGGPPSNVAVAHVRLGGRAAFLGKVGRDEFGDDLVLTMNKERVQTRGVKFDEGRRTGCSYMKVKFEEGRMKMETVKDSAEDSLLASELNLAVLKEARIFHFNSEVLTCPTMESTLFRAIKWTRKFGGLVFFDLNLPLSLWRSRDETREIIKKAWNEADIIEVSRSELEFLLDEEYYERKRNYRPQYFAESYEQTKNLQEYYHYTPEEVAPLWHDRLKFLFVTDGTIRIHYYTPSFHGSVVGTEDVLITPFTCDRTGSGDAIVAAILRKLTTCPEMFENQDVLERQLRFAVAAGIIAQWTIGAIRGFPTESATQNLKEQVYVPSMW, from the exons ATGGCGTCacttcaccaccaccaccttcttctttctcttccattcCCTCACTCTCCAACCCCACCCAAACGCTTTTTCTTCAGAACAACGCGCCCACTCAAAACGACACGCTCCACCGTCGAGTCCCCAACCCCAAAACGACGCGGCCGAAAGAAGAAACCCCCACCACCCGAAACACCACCTGCAAACGACATGCCGGAACACCAAAACGCAGAGACCAAAAAGGAGCAACCTTCAGAGGACGACGAGCTGTTCGACTACGACGACGGCATCGACTTCCCCTACGAGGATCCGCCGCTGGTCTGCTGCTTCGGCGCGGCACAGAGGGAGTTCATCCCTGGGGTGCGGGTGCAGATGTACCCGATGCATCCGGACAAATACTCGGAATGGAAGATGCTGCAGTGGAAGCCACCAGAGTTCGCGCGGGCGCCGGGGGGGCCGCCATCGAACGTAGCGGTGGCGCACGTGCGGCTTGGGGGGCGTGCCGCGTTTTTGGGGAAGGTGGGTAGGGACGAGTTCGGGGACGATTTGGTGCTGACGATGAACAAGGAGAGGGTGCAGACAAGAGGGGTTAAGTTTGATGAGGGGCGCAGGACAGGGTGCTCATATATGAAGGTGAAGTTTGAGGAGGGTAGGATGAAGATGGAGACGGTCAAGGACTCTGCTGAGGACTCGCTTCTTGCATCTGAACTCAACCTTGCAGTTCTGAAAGAG GCTAGGATTTTCCATTTCAATTCAGAAGTTCTAACATGCCCCACTATGGAATCAACACTATTCAGAGCAATTAAGTGGACAAGAAAGTTTGGTGGTCTTgtattctttgatttaaatcTGCCATTATCCCTGTGGAGATCTCGCGATGAGACtagagaaataataaaaaaagcatGGAATGAAGCAGACATCATTGAAGTTTCAAGAAGTGAGCTAGAATTCCTTCTGGATGAAGAATATTATGAGAGGAAGAGAAATTACAGGCCACAGTACTTTGCTGAAAGTTATGAACAAACCAAGAATTTACAAGAGTATTACCATTACACTCCTGAAGAAGTTGCGCCTTTGTGGCATGATCGACTTAAATTCCTGTTTGTAACTGATGGAACCATTAGAATTCACTACTATACCCCTTCTTTTCATGGATCTGTGGTTGGAACTGAAGATGTGCTCATAACTCCATTCACATGTGATAGAACTGGCTCAGGTGATGCTATTGTAGCTGCTATTTTAAGAAAGCTAACAACTTGCCCAGAGATGTTTGAAAATCAAGATGTTTTGGAGAGACAACTACGCTTTGCTGTTGCAGCAGGAATTATAGCCCAATGGACTATTGGTGCTATTAGAGGTTTTCCTACTGAAAGTGCTACTCAGAACCTCAAAGAACAAGTTTACGTGCCTTCCATGTGGTGa
- the LOC114165792 gene encoding uncharacterized protein LOC114165792: MQNTMSVTPTSMDNISLSSPMIRMLDRKRKDTPIVDGCKVAKKPRGRPPGSKNQVKGINTLLPSPNNKVDFGSPSAKPQSLVGNSALGGSLISANPVSRTLPIIHSIQSDTHVSLPVSSDVAQTTEISPTAACNGEVITPCYNVISANGVIVQPEKQMVYKRDNDISPIEPHSDQTNNGNAYKTSTETLDKPLGIPPSESESDKDRDIWAQLGLDDIH, encoded by the exons ATGCAAAACACAATGTCAGTGACGCCTACATCCATGGACAATATAAGCTTGTCATCACCTATGATCAGAATGCTTGACAGAAAGAGGAAAGATACTCCAATAGTAGATGGGTGTAAAGTTGCAAAGAAACCACGTGGTAGACCACCTGGTAGTAAAAATCAAGTCAAAG GTATAAACACATTGCTACCGTCTCCTAATAACAAAGTAGATTTTGGATCCCCTTCTGCAAAACCTCAGTCACTGGTAGGGAATTCTGCTCTCGGGGGATCACTGATTTCAGCTAATCCAGTTTCCAGAACACTTCCCATAATCCATTCAATTCAATCTGATACACACGTGTCCCTACCTGTATCTTCTGATGTAGCCCAGACCACTGAGATTTCTCCTACTGCAGCCTGTAATGGGGAAGTCATTACTCCTTGCTACAATGTGATTTCAGCCAATGGAGTTATAGTTCAACCTGAAAAGCAAATGGTTTACAAAAGAGACAATGACATTTCTCCCATTGAGCCACATAGTGATCAAACAAATAACGGGAATGCATACAAGACAAGTACAGAGACATTGGACAAGCCACTTGGAATTCCTCCTTCTGAGTCTGAGTCTGACAAGGACAGAGACATTTGGGCACAATTAGGATTGGACGACATTCACTAA